Part of the Pseudodesulfovibrio hydrargyri genome is shown below.
GGGGTGATCCACCCTTTTTTGTCCCGCAAAAGTAATCACCTGTATACATACTTTGACGCGTCGACGGTTTCGGGTCCGCCCCGCTGGGCGGCCGATTTCCCATAGGGAATTCGCACCCAATAAGTAATCATACGATTACAACAACTCAAACTCATCACGAGGTTGCAATGATCCGCACAAATAAAATCCTGTTGCTCCTGCTCGCCAGCATGGCCTTCTGCCCCGCCCTCGCCCTGGCGGATGACGGGGACAAGGGTTACGACCTGAGCCTCGGTGCCGGGGTGAAGATTTCCACGTCGGAATACAAGGGTGAGGACGCCAAGGTCTCGCCGGTTCCGCTCCTGAACTACGAGGGGGAGTATCTCTTCGTGCACGGCCTGACGGCCGGAGCGTTCCTTTACAAGGACCCGACCAACGAGTTGTCCGTGAACGTGTCCTACCTGTCGCAGAGCTTCGACGCCAGTGAGAACGACGACAGGCGGATGCGCCTGCTTGACGACCGCGATTCGACCATGATGGTCGGGGCCGCATACAGCCTGCGGGGCGACTGGGGCCAGACCAAGCTGGCCCTCTCCGCCGACGTGCTCGACAACAACAACGGCTTTGTCGCCGATGCCTCCTACGCCTATCCGTTCAGCCTCTCTTTCCTCAGGATCAAGCCGTTCGCCGGGGTCGAGTGGACCAGCGAAAACTACAACGACTATTACTATGGAGTGGACTCCGGGGAGTCGAGCAAAAGCGGCATGCGGGAATACTCCGCCGGGAGCGGGTTCTCCCCCTATGTGGGACTCGGCCTGAAATGCGGCCTCACCCGGGACATCGACATCAGCCTGAGCACCAGAATCAAAAAATTGAGCGAGGAAATCACCGACAGCCCCATGGTCGACAAGGACGCGACCTATTCCTTCGCCTTCGGGCTCAGCTATTCATTCTGAGCGCTTAGCCGTGCAATCGGCTCCGCGCGTTCGCACGCCCCTACCGAAGGCACGCAAAAATTGGATGGCCCAGGGAACCCTTTTTAAAGGGTTCCCTGGCGGGAATCGGGGCGGTCCACCGGCCGCCGGAGGCCTCTTCGAGAATAACAATTTACCATAATAATGGACTTGCCAACTCGATCTGACGATATATGTAGGGTAACACCATCTGTTTGCACACAAATCAGAGGATACCCACTTGAGCCAGAAAAAAAAGAACACCCCCATCCGTCCTTCGCGCATCAAGCGGCCGAAGTCGGATGTCGAGATCGATAAGACCCCGGAAACGACCGACGACGGCAAGGACGGCGAGGAGCTGCCCGAGATCATCGAAGCCCTGACCGCCGGGCCGGGCGCGTCCCTGTTCGGCGACGGCGAGGACATGTCCGGGCACAACCCGGCGGACATCCCGCAGGTGCTGCCCGTGCTGGCCGTGCGCGACATCGTGGTCTTCAACTACATGATCCTGCCGCTCTTCGTGGGCCGCGACAAGTCGGTCCAGGCCGTGGACGCGGCCCTGGCGGGCGACCGCTACATCCTCATCCTGACCCAGAAGGACGAGGGCGTGGAGGACCCGACCCCGGACGACCTGTACATGACCGGCACGGTGGGCATGATCATGCGCATGCTGAAGATGCCCGACGGCCGCCTCAAGGTTCTGGTCCAGGGGCTGGCCCGCGCCAAGGTCAAACGCTTCACGTCCAACGACCCGTACCACATCGCGGAGCTGTCCCCGATCATCGAGCCCGAGGCCGGGCCGCTCTCGCCCGAGCAGGAGGCCCTGGTGCGCTCCTCGCGCGAGCAGTCCGAGCGCATCCTGACCCTGCGCGGCATCTCCAGCGCGGACATCATGTCCGTGCTCAACAGCGTGTCCGATCCGGGCAGGCTGGCCGACCTGATCGCCTCCAACCTGCGCATGAAGGTGGACGCGGCCCAGAAGATCCTGGAGTGCGTCGAGCCGTTCCGGCGGCTGGAGCTGGTCAACGAGCAGCTGCTCAAGGAGGTCGAGGTGGCCTCCATGCAGAACAAGATCCAGACCATGGCCAAGGAAGGCATGGACAAGGCCCAGCGCGACTTCTACCTGCGCGAGCAGATCAAGGCCATCAAGCGCGAGCTCGGCGACGAGGGCGACGAGTCCGAGGAGATGGAGGAGCTGCGCAAGGGGCTGACCGCGTCCGGCATGCCCAAGGAGGTCATGAAGGAGGCGTTCAAGCAGCTGCGGAGGCTGGAGTCCATGCACGCCGAGTCGAGCGAGGCCACGGTCATCCGCACCTATCTCGACTGGATGATCGACCTGCCGTGGAAGAAGCTCTCCCGCGACCGGCTGGACATCAAGAAGGCCGAGGAAATTCTCAACGCCGACCACTACGACCTGGAAAAGGTCAAGGAGCGCATCCTCGAATACCTGAGCGTGCGCAAGCTCAACCCCAAGATGAAGGGCCCGATCCTCTGTTTCGTGGGGCCTCCGGGCGTGGGCAAGACCTCGCTCGGACGGTCCATCGCCCGCTCGCTGGGGCGCAAGTTCCACCGCATGTCGCTCGGCGGCATGCGCGACGAGGCCGAGATTCGCGGCCACCGGCGGACCTACATCGGGGCCATGCCCGGCCGGATCATCCAGGCCATCAAGCAATGCGGCACGCGCAACCCGGTGATCATGCTCGACGAGATCGACAAGCTCGGCTCGGACTTTCGGGGCGACCCGTCCTCGGCCCTGCTCGAGGTGCTCGACCCGGAACAGAACTTCTCGTTCACGGACCACTACCTGAACGTGCCGTTTGACCTGTCCAAGGTCATGTTCGTGTGCACGGCCAACATGCTCGACTCCATCCCCGGCCCGCTCATGGACCGCATGGAGGTCATCCGCATTCCCGGCTACACCGAGCAGGAAAAGACGGTCATCACCCGGCGCTACATCATCCCGCGCCAGATCAGTGAGAACGGCCTGAACGACGACGAGCTGGTCATCTCCGACAAGCTGGTCTCCAAGGTGGTCCGCGAGTACACCCGCGAGGCGGGCCTGCGCAACGTGGAACGCGAGATCGGCACCCTGTGCCGCAAGATGGCCCGCAAGAAGGCCGAAGGCGAAAAGGGGCCGTTCAAGATCACGGTGGGCAACCTGTACAAGCTGCTCGGGCCGCCGCGTT
Proteins encoded:
- a CDS encoding MipA/OmpV family protein encodes the protein MIRTNKILLLLLASMAFCPALALADDGDKGYDLSLGAGVKISTSEYKGEDAKVSPVPLLNYEGEYLFVHGLTAGAFLYKDPTNELSVNVSYLSQSFDASENDDRRMRLLDDRDSTMMVGAAYSLRGDWGQTKLALSADVLDNNNGFVADASYAYPFSLSFLRIKPFAGVEWTSENYNDYYYGVDSGESSKSGMREYSAGSGFSPYVGLGLKCGLTRDIDISLSTRIKKLSEEITDSPMVDKDATYSFAFGLSYSF
- the lon gene encoding endopeptidase La; its protein translation is MSQKKKNTPIRPSRIKRPKSDVEIDKTPETTDDGKDGEELPEIIEALTAGPGASLFGDGEDMSGHNPADIPQVLPVLAVRDIVVFNYMILPLFVGRDKSVQAVDAALAGDRYILILTQKDEGVEDPTPDDLYMTGTVGMIMRMLKMPDGRLKVLVQGLARAKVKRFTSNDPYHIAELSPIIEPEAGPLSPEQEALVRSSREQSERILTLRGISSADIMSVLNSVSDPGRLADLIASNLRMKVDAAQKILECVEPFRRLELVNEQLLKEVEVASMQNKIQTMAKEGMDKAQRDFYLREQIKAIKRELGDEGDESEEMEELRKGLTASGMPKEVMKEAFKQLRRLESMHAESSEATVIRTYLDWMIDLPWKKLSRDRLDIKKAEEILNADHYDLEKVKERILEYLSVRKLNPKMKGPILCFVGPPGVGKTSLGRSIARSLGRKFHRMSLGGMRDEAEIRGHRRTYIGAMPGRIIQAIKQCGTRNPVIMLDEIDKLGSDFRGDPSSALLEVLDPEQNFSFTDHYLNVPFDLSKVMFVCTANMLDSIPGPLMDRMEVIRIPGYTEQEKTVITRRYIIPRQISENGLNDDELVISDKLVSKVVREYTREAGLRNVEREIGTLCRKMARKKAEGEKGPFKITVGNLYKLLGPPRFLDDEKEPTLPPGVAVGLAWTPVGGEILHIEVTTMPGKGKLTLTGKLGDVMKESAQAALSIARARADLYGIDPNFADNRDIHVHVPAGATPKDGPSAGVTLVTALISALTDTPVSPDLAMTGEISLRGRVLPVGGIKEKILAAVSRGMKKVLIPAQNKKDLAEIPDELRRRITIKTIEKVDEIWPLARAK